The Anaeromyxobacter sp. Fw109-5 genomic interval CGCGAGCGTCCGCATCGATCTCGCCTCGCAGACGATCTCGCTCCCCGACGGCTCGACCGCCTCGTTCCCGCTGGACGGGTTCGCCAAGTACTGCCTCATGAACGGCGTCGACGAGCTGGGCTTCCTGCTCTCGCAGGAGGAGTCGATCGCCGCGTTCGAGACCCGGTCGAAGGTATAGCGGCGGGCGCCCCGCCCCTCGCGCGCGCGATGGGGCGGGGAGGGCCCGCCGTCGTCCTTGCGGCAACCGCGAACTGGCACGGAACCCCAGCACGCTTCACGAGGTACACATGGCCAAGGAGAGAATCACGGGCGCGACGGCCGTTCGACGCGCGCTCGAGGCCGAGGGCGTCGAGTACGTCTTCGGCATGCCCGGCGGGACGATCCTGCCGATCTACGACGCGCTGTGGGGCTGCGAGCGCCCGAAGCAGGTGCTCATCCGCCACGAGCAGGTGGGCGGCCACGCGGCGGAGGGGTTCGCCCACGCCACCGGGAAGGTGGGCGTGTGCTTCGGCACGTCCGGCCCCGGCGCGACGAACCTCGTCACCGCCATCGCCGACGCGTACATGGACTCGGTGCCGCTCGTCGCCATCACCGGGAACGTCGCGACCTCGCTCATCGGGTCCGACGCCTTCCAGGAGGCGGACATCACGGGCATCACGATGCCCATCACGAAGCACAACTGGCTCGTGACCGACGTCCACGACCTCCCGCGCATCCTGAAGGAGGCGTTCTACGTCGCCCGGACCGGCCGCCCGGGCCCGGTGCTCGTGGACATCCCGAAGGACATCCAGAACACCGAGTTCGAGTTCGAGTACCCGGAGACGGTGGACATCCCCGGCTACCACCCGCCGGTCCGCGAGGAGCCGCGCCTCAAGGACGCCGCGCTCCTCGTCCGCAGCGCCACGCGCCCGATCATCTACCTGGGCGGCGGCGTCCGCATCTCCGAGGCGCACAAGGAGGTCTCCGCGTTCGCCGAGCTCGTCGGCGCGCCGGTGGTCACCACCGTGCACGGGAAGGGCGCGTTCCCCGAGACGAGCCCGCAGTGCCTCGGCATGTTCGGCATGCACGGCTCGCGCTACGCGAACTACGCCGTCCAGAACTCCGACCTGATCATCGCCCTGGGCGCGCGCTTCGACGACCGCGTCACCGGCAAGCTGTCGACGTTCGCGCCCGAGGCGAAGATCGTCCACCTCGACATCGATCCCGCCGAGATCTCCAAGCTCGTCACCGCCACGGTCCCGCTGGTCGGCGACCTGAAGCTGCTGCTGCCGCAGCTCACCGAGGAGGTGCGGCGCGCCGAGGCCGCGCACGGGAAGCCCGACGTCTCGGGGTGGTGGAAGCGCATCGACGACTGGCGGAAGAAGTACCCGCTCAAGTACGAGCAGGAGGGGCAGAAGTACCTCCTCCCGCAGTACGTCATCGACACGCTCTGGAAGAAGACCGGCGGGAAGGCCATCGTCACCACCGGCGTCGGCGAGCACCAGATGTTCGCGGCGCAGTGGTGGAGGACGTCCGAGCCGCGCCAGTTCATCACCTCGGGCGGCCTCGGGACCATGGGCTTCTGCCTCCCGTCGGCCATCGGGATCCAGCTCGGCCGGCCGGGCGAGCTCGTCATCGGCATCGACGGCGACGGCTCGTTCCAGATGACCCTCCAGGACCTCGCGACGGCGGTGGACCTCGAGCTGCCCATCAAGATCTTCGTCCTGAACAACCTGTTCCTCGGCATGGTCCGGCAGTGGCAGGAGCTCTTCTACGAGCGGCGCTTCGCGCAGACGCCGCTCACCGACCGCCCGGATCTCGTGAAGCTCGCCGACGCCTACGGCTGCCTCGGGCTCCGCGCCCGCACGCCGGAGGAGCTCGACCAGGTCATCGACCAGGCCCTCGCGAACTCGAAGGGCCCCACCATCGTGGACGTCCGCGTGCGCCGCCAGGAGAAGGTCTTCCCGATGGTGCCCGCCGGCGCGCCCCTGAACGACATGATCGACGGCGGAGGTGACTAGGATGGAACGCACCGAAGAGAAGCCCAACGGGTCCACCCACACCATCAGCCTCCTCGTCGAGAACAAGCCGGGCGTGCTCCACCGCATCGCCGGCCTCTTCTCCCGGCGCGGCTACAACATCGCGAGCCTCACCGTCGGCCCGACCGAGCGGCAGGAGTACTCGCGCATGACCATCGTGGTGCGGCTGGGCTCGAAGACGGTCGAGCAGGTCGTCCGCCAGGTCCAGAAGCTCGTCCCCGTCGTCGAGGTGCGGGAGCTCTCGGCGTCGGACCTCATCGAGCGCGAGCTCATGCTCGTGAAGATCCACACCCCGGAGCGCAACCACGCCGAGCTCCGGGCCCTCGCCGAGACGTACGAGGCGACCATCGTGGACGTCTCGCCCGACGCGCTGGTCGTCGAGGCGAGCGGCAACGCCGGGAAGCTCGACGCGCTCGAGGACCGGCTGCGCCCCTTCGGCATCCAGGAGATCTGCCGCTCCGGTCGCATCGCCCTCGAGCGCGGGTTCAAGACGCTCGCCCCCCCCAGTCTGAAGTAGGAGAGGACCACCGAAATGGCTGCCACCATCTATTACGACAAGGACGCGAACCTCGAGCTGCTCAAGAAGCGGAAGGTCGCGGTGATCGGGTACGGCTCGCAGGGCCACGCCCACGCGCTGAACCTCCGCGACTCCGGCGTGGACGTCCGCGTCGGCCTCGGGCCGGGCTCGCGCTCGAAGGCGAAGGCGGAGGGCGCGGGGCTGCGCGTCGTCTCCGTCTCGGACGCCGCCCGCGAGGCGGACGTCATCATGGTCCTCATCCCGGACCAGACGCAGAAGAAGGTCTACGACGAGGAGATCGCGCCCCACATGACGAAGGGGAAGGCGCTCCTCTTCGCGCACGGCTTCAACGTGCACTTCGGCCAGATCCGCGCCGCCGAGGGCGTGGACGTGCTCCTCGTCGCGCCGAAGGGCCCCGGCCACATGGTGCGCCGCCAGTACCAGGACGGCCGCGGCATCCCCGGCCTCGTCGCGGTCCACCAGGACGCGACCGGCCAGGCGAAGCAGGTCGGGCTCGCGTACGCGCGCGGCATCGGCTGCACCCGCGCGGGCGTCCTCGAGACCACGTTCAAGGAGGAGACGGAGACCGACCTGTTCGGCGAGCAGGCGGTCCTCTGCGGCGGCGCCTCGGCGCTCGTGAAGGCGGGCTTCGAGGTGCTCGTCGAGGCGGGCTACCAGCCGGAGAGCGCCTACTTCGAGTGCCTCCACGAGCTGAAGCTCATCGTGGATCTCATGTACGAAGGCGGCCTCGCCTGGATGCGCCACTCCATCTCCGACACGGCCGAGTACGGCGACTACACGCGCGGCCCCCGGGTGGTGACGAGCCAGACCAAGGACGAGATGCGGAAGATCCTGCGCGAGATCCAGACCGGGCAGTTCGCGAAGGAGTTCATCATCGAGAACTCGGTCGGCCGGCCGATGTTCGACAAGATGCGCGAGGCGGAGGCCCAGCATCCCATCGAGGAGGTGGGCAAGCGCCTGCGCGACATGATGAGCTGGATCCGCGAGGCCAAGAAGGACTCGTCGGATCCCAACGCGAGGTAGGGGAGGGTGCGCGCCGGGCCCGCCCGAGGGGTCCTCCCCTCGGCGGCGCGCCCGGCGCACCGTCCCGTTTGACTTCGCTCGTGAAATCCTTATCCTACAGCGTCTTTTCCATGGCCCCGCAACCGGGGCCTCGTGTTTTGAGGCCTTCTGCGGAGCGAAGGCGACCGTAGTCGGAGGATCATGGCGATCCAGCAGCGAGACAGCCGAGGCGGAACGAACCGGGACGCGCGCACCAACCGCCGCATCAAGGCGCGCGAGGTCCGTGCGATCGGGCCCGAGGGCGAGCAGCTCGGCGTGCTCCCGATCGAGCAGGCGCTGGCGCGTGCGCAGGAGCTTGGGATGGACCTCGTCGAGGTCAGCCCCATGGCCAAGCCGCCAGTCTGCAAGATCATGGACTACGGCAAGTTCAAGTACCTCGAGAAGAAGAAGCAGAACGAGGCCAAGAAGAAGCAGGTCGTCGTCCAGCTGAAGGAAGTGAAGCTGCGCCCGCGCACCGAGGAGCACGACTACGCGACCAAGATCAAGAAGGTCCGCGAGTTCCTCGGCGAGTCGAACAAGGCCCGCATCACGGTGACCTTCCGCGGCCGCGAGATGTCGCATCGCGAGCTCGGGCAGAAGGTGCTGCAGCGGATCATCGAGGATCTGCGCGAGGTGGCGGTGATCGAGGCGGCGCCCCGCATGGAAGGGCGCCAGATGTTCATGATCCTCGCGCCGAACCCGAGGATGCTCCAGGCCCAGCGCGACCGCGCCAAGGCGGCGGCCCAGGCCGCCCCGGCGGCCGCGCCCCAGCCCGGGGCTCCGGCCGCGCCGCCCGCCGCGCCGGCGCCTGCGCCGGCGCCCGAGCAGACCCCGGAGGCCGGGCCGCGGTAGCCGTCAGGAGATCCGTGCTCGACCGGCTCCGCGGGACCGGACGGTCCGACGGCCGGGCACGATGAACGAAGGAAGAACGAGAAGAAAATGCCCAAGCTGAAGACGAAGAGCGGCGCGAAGAAGCGCTTCATCCCGAAGAAGAGCGGCAAGGTGAAGTTCCGCCGCGCCGGCGTCCGCCACCTCGCGACGTTCGGGAAGACGAAGAAGCAGAAGCGGCACCTCCGGGGCACGGATCACCTCGCCCCGATGGATGCGAAGAAGATCAAGGAGTGCTTCCCGTACGCCCGCTAGGGCGACGGGAGCCGTAACGCCCAAGCGGGGTCCACAAGAGTGCACGGCGCGTCACCGACGGTGACGGGTCGCGGCGCCTCCCGCCGGCAGGAGAAGGAAGATGCGCGTCAAGAAGGGATACAAGGCCCGCCGTCGTCGTAACCGCGTGCTGAAGCTCGCCAAGGGCTTCCGGGGCCGCCGCAAGAACTGCTACCGCCGCGCGAACCAGGCCGTCGAGCGCGCCCTCGACTACGCCACGCGCGACCGCCGCCAGAAGCGCCGCGACTTCCGCGCGCTCTGGATCGTCCGCATCAACGCCGCCGCCCGGCAGAACGGCACGACCTACTCGCGCCTGCTCGCGGGCCTGAAGAAGGCCGGCGTCGCCATCGACCGCAAGATCCTCGCGGATCTCGCGCTCGCGCTCCCCGGCGACTTCGCCGCGGTCGTCAAGGCCGCCAAGGCGTAGGGGAGGGGCCTTGGCCGACCTCCTCGGACAGCTCGAGGCGCTCGCGAAGGGCGCCCGAGAGGCCATCGGCTCCGCAGCCGACGAGAAGGCGCTCGAGGACCTCCGCGTCCGCTTCCTCGGCAAGAAGGGCGAGCTCTCCGCGGTCCTCCGCGGCATGGGCGCGCTCCCCGCCGAGGAGCGGCCGCGCGTCGGCGAGGTCGCGAACCGCGTCCGGGACGAGGTCGAGGCGCTGCTCGCCGGCGCGAAGGGCCGCCTCGAGGCCCGCAAGCTCGAGGCGGAGCTCTCCGGCTCGCCGATCGACGTGACGCTCCCCGGCCGCCGGCTCCTGCCGCGCGGCCACCGTCACCCCATCACGCGCGCCACCGAGGACATCTCCGCCATCTTCGCGCGGCTCGGCTACGAGGTCGCCAGCGGCCCGGAGATCGAGCTCGACTGGTTCAACTTCGAGGCGCTGAACATCCCGCCGGATCATCCCGCGCGCGACATGCAGGACACCTTCTACGTGGAGGTGTCGACGCTGGGTGACGGCGCGCCCGACGGGACGGTGCTGCTCCGCACGCACACCTCGCCCGTGCAGATCCGGGCGATGCAGCGGCTCGGAGTCCCGCCGGTCCGGATCATCTGCCCGGGCCGGGTCTACCGCTCCGACTACGACCAGACCCACTCGCCCATGTTCCACCAGGTCGAGGGGCTCTGCGTCGACGAGGGGATCACCTTCGCCGATCTGAAGGGCACGCTCGCCGCGTTCGCGCGCGCCTACTTCGGCGAGGGCACGCGCACCCGCTTCCGGCCCAGCTACTTCCCGTTCGTGGAGCCCGGCGCCGAGGTGGACGTCTCCTGCTCCATCTGCGGCGGCACGGGGAAGAGGGACGGCAGACGCTGTGGTACGTGCAAGGAGACCGGCTGGCTCGAGGTGCTCGGCGCCGGCATGGTGCACCCGAAGGTGCTCGAGAACGGCGGCTTCGACCCGAAGCGCTACAGCGGCTTCGCCTTCGGCATGGGCGTGGAGCGGATGGCCATGCTCCGCTACGGCATCGACGATCTGCGCCTCTACTTCGAGAACGACCTGCGCTTCCTCGAGCAGTTCTGAGCGCCCCGAATGCGGATCTCTCTCAAGTGGCTGTCCGAGTACGTGGAGCTCCCGGCCGCCGACGAGGTCGCGCGGCGCCTCACCGCCGTCGGCTTCGAGGTGGAGGCGATCGAGCGCGTCGGCCAGGGGCTCGCGGGCGTCGTGGCGGCGCGGATCCTCGCCTCCGAGAAGCACCCCAACGCCGAGAAGCTCTCGGTCACGAAGATCGACGCCGGCGAGGGCGAGCCGCTCCAGGTCGTCTGCGGCGCCAAGAACTACCAGGTGGGCGACGTGGTCCCGCTCGCCACCGTCGGCGCCACGCTGCCGGGCGGCACGAGGATCGAGAAGGCCAAGCTCCGCGGCGTCGAGTCCTACGGGATGCTCTGCTCCGCCCGCGAGCTCGGGCTCGCCGAGGACGCGAGCGGCCTCCTGATCTTGGACCGCGGCATCGCGCCGGGCACGCCCATCGCCGAGGCGCTGGGGCTCGAGGACGTGCTCCTCGAGGTGAACGTCACGCCGAACCGCCCCGACGCCCTGTCGCACGTGGGCCTGGCGCGCGAGGTCGCGGCGCTCCTCGGCCAGCAGGTGAGGCTGCCGCGCCCGGCGCTCCGCGAGGCCGGCGCGCCCGCGGCCGAGGCGGTGAAGGTCCGCATCGAGGCGCCGGAGAAGTGCGCCCGCTACGCCGCGCGCGTCGTCGAGGGCGTGAAGATCGGCCCCTCCCCGCTGTGGCTCGCGCGCCGGCTCGAGGCGTGCGGCGTCCGCTCGATCTCGAACGTCGTCGACGCGACGAACTTCGTGCTGCTCGAGCTCGGCCATCCGCTCCACGCGTTCGACCTCGACGAGGTGGCGGGCCACGAGATCGTGGTGCGCACCGCGCGCCCGGGCGAGAAGCTCGTGACGCTCGACGGCAAGGAGCGCGCGCTCGAGCCGGACGACCTGCTCATCGCGGACCGCGAGCGGGGAAGCGCGCTGGCGGGCGTCATGGGCGGGGACGTCTCCGAGATCTCGGCCGGGACGACGCGGGTGCTCCTCGAGTCCGCCTGGTTCACGCCGGGCGGGATCCGCCGCACCTCGCGCCGGCACGGGCTCAAGACCGAGGCGTCCTATCGCTTCGAGCGGGGGGCCGATCCCGGCATGGTGATCGCCGCGGTCGATCGCTGCGCGGCGCTGATCGCGGAGCTCGCCGGCGGGACCGTCCGGCCCGGGATCGTGGACGCCCACCCGCGTCCCCACCGCGCGCCGGAGGTGCACCTCCGCTGGCGCCGGCCCGGCGAGCTGCTGGGGATCGACGTGCCCCGCGAGGAGGCGCGCCGGATCCTCGGCGGCCTCGGCTTCGAGGAGCGCGCGAGCGACGCCGAGGGCGCCGCGTTCGCCGTGCCGAGCTGGCGCGTCGACGTCTCGCTCGAGGAGGATCTCGTCGAGGAGATCGTCCGCACGAAGGGCTACGACGCCATCCCCGAGACGCTGCCGGCCACCGCCGTGCGCACGCCCGTCGAGGCCGCGGACGCGCAGGTGACCGCGCGCGCCCGGGAGGCGCTCGAGGGGGCGGGCTTCTCGGAGGCGGTGAACTTCAGCTTCGTCGCCGAGCGCGAGCTCGCCCCGCTCGCGGATCCCGCCGCCGCCGTGCTGCGGCCCATCGCGCTCAAGAACCCCATCAGCGCGGACCTGGCGGTGATGCGCACGAGCCTCGTGCCGTCGCTCCTGCGCAACGCCTCGACGAACCGGCGCCAGCGCGTGGACGACGTGCGGCTCTACGAGATCGCGCGCGTCTACCGGCCGGCGCCCGCCGGTTCGGGCGCGCCGGCCGCCGAGGCGGGAGAGCTCGCCGGCGTGCTCGTCGGCCGCCGGAGCCCCACCGGCTGGGCGGCGGCGTCGGACCCCGTCGACTTCTACGACGCGAAGGCCGCGGTGGCGGCGGTGCTCGAGGCGCTCGGCATCGACGGGCGCTGGCGCGCGCGCGGCGGCGCGTGGCTCCACCCGCGGATCTCCGCCGAGGTGCTCGCCCAGGACGGCGAGGTCCTCGGCGAGGTCGGCGAGCTCCACCCGCGCGTCGCGGCCGCGTTCGAGCTTCCGCGCGGCGTGTTCGCGTTCCAGCTCTCCGGGGCCGCGCTCGTCCGGAGCGCGCGGCTCGTCCCGCGCTACGGCGGCATCCCACGGTTCCCGGCCGTGCTGCGCGACCTGGCCGTCGTGGTCGCGGAGGACGTCGAGGCGGGGGCGGTGCTCGCCGCCGTGCGGGAGGAGCCGCTCGTCGAGGACGCGACCCTGTTCGACGTCTACCGCGGGGCCCCCATCCCGGCGGGCAAGAAGAACCTCGCGCTCGCCATCCGCTATCGCGCCGGCGATCGGACCCTCACCGACGCGGAGGCGGACGCGGCCCACGCGCGCATCGTGGGGCGGCTGCGCGAGGCGCTCGGCGCGGAGCTGCGGGGCTAGCGGTGACCGCGGCCCGCCGGCTGCCCTTCGCGGCGCTCGGGTTCGCGGTCGCGGCCGCGCTCTCCTCCTGGAACCCGCTCTCGGCGCCGTTCGCCGTGGTGGTAGGGCTCGCTGCGGCCGTCCTGGCCGTCCGCGCAGCGGTCGAGGAACGGCGCCGCCCCGTGGCGCTCACGGCGCTCGGCCTGGCGCTCGCTGCCGCGGCCGTCGGCGGGCTGGTGCTCGCCCGGACTGCAGGTCTCGGCCGTCGCGGCCCTGGGGAAAGCCTCATCGCGCCCCCATCTGGGGAGACCGTCGAGCGCGACCTGGATGACGCTGCCGGCCGGACGCGCGCGGCGCGCGAGCGGGCGCTCGAGGAGCTGAAGGGAGTCGAGGAAGGGCAGACGCGGGCGAAGCCGCCGCCGGGCGAGCGCGATGCGGTCCGCCCACCGAACGGAGCGGGTCAGCGGTGAAGGTGCGTGGCGTTTGACAGGGTTTCCGAAATCAGCTAACGAAATCGACACTTAGCCGACCCGGGAGCGGGAGCGCGACGTGACCAAGGCCGATATCATCGAGAGCGTCTACGAGAAGGTTGGCTTCTCCAAGAAGGAGGCCGCCGAGATCGTCGAGATGGTGTTCGACACCATCAAGGAGACGCTCGAGCGCGGCGAGAAGATCAAGATCAGCGGCTTCGGGAACTTCATCGTTCGCGAGAAGAAGTCCCGCGTCGGCCGCAATCCGCAGACCGGCGAGGAGATCGAGATCAGCGCCCGGCGCGTGCTCACCTTCCGGCCGAGCCAGGTCCTGAAGAACGCGCTCAACCTGAGCGACATGGTCCAGCCGCCGGTCTAGCGTCGCCGCAGGCTGCCTCCGGAGCCGCCGGGCGCTCTCCAGAAACGTCCTCACGACCTTCTCTCGGCCTGCCGGCAGACGGCAGGCCGAGCACGCGCCCATGGGCCGGAGGGGTCAGCCTCGCCATGAACGGGTTCTCCCGCTGCGGGGCCCCCCAGGCCTAGCTTCCTGGCGAGCGCCACGGCGCGTGAGAGGCATTCAATGGACCGTTGTGCATGCTGTGGAGGCACCCTGGGGCCTCACCCCGTGGGGCTCAAGTATCGCGGACGCGAGACCACCTTCTGCTCGTTCGGCTGCGCGGTCGTGCAG includes:
- the ilvB gene encoding biosynthetic-type acetolactate synthase large subunit, translated to MAKERITGATAVRRALEAEGVEYVFGMPGGTILPIYDALWGCERPKQVLIRHEQVGGHAAEGFAHATGKVGVCFGTSGPGATNLVTAIADAYMDSVPLVAITGNVATSLIGSDAFQEADITGITMPITKHNWLVTDVHDLPRILKEAFYVARTGRPGPVLVDIPKDIQNTEFEFEYPETVDIPGYHPPVREEPRLKDAALLVRSATRPIIYLGGGVRISEAHKEVSAFAELVGAPVVTTVHGKGAFPETSPQCLGMFGMHGSRYANYAVQNSDLIIALGARFDDRVTGKLSTFAPEAKIVHLDIDPAEISKLVTATVPLVGDLKLLLPQLTEEVRRAEAAHGKPDVSGWWKRIDDWRKKYPLKYEQEGQKYLLPQYVIDTLWKKTGGKAIVTTGVGEHQMFAAQWWRTSEPRQFITSGGLGTMGFCLPSAIGIQLGRPGELVIGIDGDGSFQMTLQDLATAVDLELPIKIFVLNNLFLGMVRQWQELFYERRFAQTPLTDRPDLVKLADAYGCLGLRARTPEELDQVIDQALANSKGPTIVDVRVRRQEKVFPMVPAGAPLNDMIDGGGD
- the ilvN gene encoding acetolactate synthase small subunit; protein product: MERTEEKPNGSTHTISLLVENKPGVLHRIAGLFSRRGYNIASLTVGPTERQEYSRMTIVVRLGSKTVEQVVRQVQKLVPVVEVRELSASDLIERELMLVKIHTPERNHAELRALAETYEATIVDVSPDALVVEASGNAGKLDALEDRLRPFGIQEICRSGRIALERGFKTLAPPSLK
- the ilvC gene encoding ketol-acid reductoisomerase; its protein translation is MAATIYYDKDANLELLKKRKVAVIGYGSQGHAHALNLRDSGVDVRVGLGPGSRSKAKAEGAGLRVVSVSDAAREADVIMVLIPDQTQKKVYDEEIAPHMTKGKALLFAHGFNVHFGQIRAAEGVDVLLVAPKGPGHMVRRQYQDGRGIPGLVAVHQDATGQAKQVGLAYARGIGCTRAGVLETTFKEETETDLFGEQAVLCGGASALVKAGFEVLVEAGYQPESAYFECLHELKLIVDLMYEGGLAWMRHSISDTAEYGDYTRGPRVVTSQTKDEMRKILREIQTGQFAKEFIIENSVGRPMFDKMREAEAQHPIEEVGKRLRDMMSWIREAKKDSSDPNAR
- the infC gene encoding translation initiation factor IF-3; its protein translation is MAIQQRDSRGGTNRDARTNRRIKAREVRAIGPEGEQLGVLPIEQALARAQELGMDLVEVSPMAKPPVCKIMDYGKFKYLEKKKQNEAKKKQVVVQLKEVKLRPRTEEHDYATKIKKVREFLGESNKARITVTFRGREMSHRELGQKVLQRIIEDLREVAVIEAAPRMEGRQMFMILAPNPRMLQAQRDRAKAAAQAAPAAAPQPGAPAAPPAAPAPAPAPEQTPEAGPR
- the rpmI gene encoding 50S ribosomal protein L35, which translates into the protein MPKLKTKSGAKKRFIPKKSGKVKFRRAGVRHLATFGKTKKQKRHLRGTDHLAPMDAKKIKECFPYAR
- the rplT gene encoding 50S ribosomal protein L20, which gives rise to MRVKKGYKARRRRNRVLKLAKGFRGRRKNCYRRANQAVERALDYATRDRRQKRRDFRALWIVRINAAARQNGTTYSRLLAGLKKAGVAIDRKILADLALALPGDFAAVVKAAKA
- the pheS gene encoding phenylalanine--tRNA ligase subunit alpha, with the protein product MADLLGQLEALAKGAREAIGSAADEKALEDLRVRFLGKKGELSAVLRGMGALPAEERPRVGEVANRVRDEVEALLAGAKGRLEARKLEAELSGSPIDVTLPGRRLLPRGHRHPITRATEDISAIFARLGYEVASGPEIELDWFNFEALNIPPDHPARDMQDTFYVEVSTLGDGAPDGTVLLRTHTSPVQIRAMQRLGVPPVRIICPGRVYRSDYDQTHSPMFHQVEGLCVDEGITFADLKGTLAAFARAYFGEGTRTRFRPSYFPFVEPGAEVDVSCSICGGTGKRDGRRCGTCKETGWLEVLGAGMVHPKVLENGGFDPKRYSGFAFGMGVERMAMLRYGIDDLRLYFENDLRFLEQF
- the pheT gene encoding phenylalanine--tRNA ligase subunit beta; amino-acid sequence: MRISLKWLSEYVELPAADEVARRLTAVGFEVEAIERVGQGLAGVVAARILASEKHPNAEKLSVTKIDAGEGEPLQVVCGAKNYQVGDVVPLATVGATLPGGTRIEKAKLRGVESYGMLCSARELGLAEDASGLLILDRGIAPGTPIAEALGLEDVLLEVNVTPNRPDALSHVGLAREVAALLGQQVRLPRPALREAGAPAAEAVKVRIEAPEKCARYAARVVEGVKIGPSPLWLARRLEACGVRSISNVVDATNFVLLELGHPLHAFDLDEVAGHEIVVRTARPGEKLVTLDGKERALEPDDLLIADRERGSALAGVMGGDVSEISAGTTRVLLESAWFTPGGIRRTSRRHGLKTEASYRFERGADPGMVIAAVDRCAALIAELAGGTVRPGIVDAHPRPHRAPEVHLRWRRPGELLGIDVPREEARRILGGLGFEERASDAEGAAFAVPSWRVDVSLEEDLVEEIVRTKGYDAIPETLPATAVRTPVEAADAQVTARAREALEGAGFSEAVNFSFVAERELAPLADPAAAVLRPIALKNPISADLAVMRTSLVPSLLRNASTNRRQRVDDVRLYEIARVYRPAPAGSGAPAAEAGELAGVLVGRRSPTGWAAASDPVDFYDAKAAVAAVLEALGIDGRWRARGGAWLHPRISAEVLAQDGEVLGEVGELHPRVAAAFELPRGVFAFQLSGAALVRSARLVPRYGGIPRFPAVLRDLAVVVAEDVEAGAVLAAVREEPLVEDATLFDVYRGAPIPAGKKNLALAIRYRAGDRTLTDAEADAAHARIVGRLREALGAELRG
- a CDS encoding integration host factor subunit alpha — encoded protein: MTKADIIESVYEKVGFSKKEAAEIVEMVFDTIKETLERGEKIKISGFGNFIVREKKSRVGRNPQTGEEIEISARRVLTFRPSQVLKNALNLSDMVQPPV